A DNA window from Ornithobacterium rhinotracheale DSM 15997 contains the following coding sequences:
- a CDS encoding DUF4136 domain-containing protein — MRHLYLIFSLLLLAACSSAHVDTDYDRGVNFSQIKTYNYFSDIDWNGVNQLDQTRIVRAIDQELKAKSWQKSDHPQVLIDIKPSEQVVTNTNTVGIGTGSYGGGFGTSMQVGIPIKTKKLQKDLVIEMLDATNQHLIWQGVFSKEFSTRADSEKIIQSAIQDLFKKFPPKK, encoded by the coding sequence ATGAGACATTTATACCTTATCTTTTCGTTATTGTTATTAGCGGCGTGCAGTTCTGCCCATGTAGATACCGATTACGACCGCGGGGTAAATTTTAGCCAAATTAAAACTTACAACTATTTCTCGGATATTGATTGGAATGGCGTCAATCAGCTCGACCAAACTCGAATTGTGCGTGCAATCGACCAAGAATTAAAAGCTAAATCATGGCAAAAATCGGATCATCCACAAGTTTTGATTGACATAAAACCATCTGAACAAGTCGTTACAAACACCAACACGGTGGGCATTGGGACAGGTAGTTATGGCGGTGGTTTTGGAACAAGTATGCAAGTAGGCATTCCTATTAAAACCAAAAAATTACAAAAAGATTTAGTGATTGAAATGCTAGACGCCACCAATCAACATTTGATTTGGCAAGGCGTGTTTAGCAAAGAATTTTCTACTAGGGCAGATTCTGAGAAAATTATTCAATCAGCGATTCAAGATTTATTCAAAAAATTCCCACCAAAAAAATAG
- the murB gene encoding UDP-N-acetylmuramate dehydrogenase: MAKIIENSSLKDFTTLALDVQAKRLIEIESIEDLKQYFTENKNPNFYVLGGGSNVLFLHDFNGDILKIELKGISVEKETENHIWLKAAAGENWHEFVLNCLAKDLGGLENLSLIPGTVGASPIQNIGAYGVEVKDHIESVEAFDIKNLTLKTFSNAECQFGYRESIFKRALKGKFIVTAVTFKLTKKDHELRVLYGAIQQELALKNIENPTIQEISDAVISIRSSKLPDPKVCPNTGSFFKNPIVPKEIYLQLEQKYPEIPHYRVDDAHVKIPAGWLIEKAGWKGKRVGKVGVHHMQALVLINPDFGTGKEVYDFSTEIIESIQNQFGIELEREVNIID; the protein is encoded by the coding sequence ATGGCTAAAATTATTGAAAATTCATCATTAAAGGATTTTACTACGCTTGCTCTTGATGTGCAAGCTAAACGCCTGATTGAAATTGAAAGCATAGAGGATTTAAAACAATATTTTACCGAGAATAAAAATCCAAATTTCTATGTTTTGGGCGGAGGCTCAAATGTTCTTTTTTTGCATGATTTTAATGGCGATATTTTAAAAATCGAATTAAAGGGAATTTCCGTAGAAAAAGAAACCGAAAATCATATTTGGCTTAAAGCAGCTGCGGGCGAAAATTGGCATGAATTTGTTTTAAACTGTTTAGCCAAAGATTTGGGCGGATTAGAAAATCTTTCGTTGATTCCTGGCACAGTGGGAGCGTCGCCAATTCAGAATATTGGAGCCTATGGCGTAGAAGTAAAAGACCACATCGAAAGCGTAGAAGCTTTTGATATTAAAAATCTTACGCTTAAAACTTTCAGCAATGCTGAATGCCAATTTGGGTATAGGGAATCCATCTTTAAACGAGCATTGAAAGGTAAATTCATCGTAACGGCGGTAACTTTCAAACTGACTAAAAAAGACCACGAATTACGAGTTTTGTATGGAGCAATTCAGCAAGAGTTAGCTTTAAAAAATATTGAAAACCCTACGATTCAAGAAATTAGCGATGCCGTAATCAGTATTCGCTCGAGCAAATTGCCCGACCCAAAAGTTTGCCCAAACACGGGAAGTTTCTTTAAAAATCCAATTGTTCCAAAAGAAATTTATCTTCAGCTTGAACAAAAATACCCCGAAATCCCGCATTATCGTGTGGACGATGCGCATGTGAAAATTCCTGCAGGCTGGCTAATTGAAAAAGCGGGCTGGAAAGGCAAACGCGTAGGCAAAGTGGGCGTGCACCACATGCAGGCATTAGTGCTCATCAACCCAGATTTTGGGACAGGGAAAGAGGTTTATGATTTTTCGACTGAGATTATAGAATCAATCCAAAATCAATTTGGTATAGAATTGGAGAGGGAGGTGAATATTATTGATTAA
- a CDS encoding pyridoxal phosphate-dependent aminotransferase — protein sequence MTKISNRAHKMPESPIRKLMPYAKAAEKEGKKVFYLNIGQPDIDSPACAIDALKNWQKNILSYTSSEGTQEYRDALSHYYNERNIPISADEIIATNGGSEALFFTFNAIADAGDEIIVPEPFYANYNGFANETDVKFVPVTSHIEDGFALPPIADFEKLITPKTKAILICSPGNPTGYMYSHEELEQLKDLVLKHDLFIVADEVYREFSYEKEHSSILHFPELAQNAIMIDSESKRFSMCGIRLGSVASKNKEFIANVLKYGQARLSPCVTSQKLGAVALNDAHEYLKEANAEYKKRRDFMVERLNQIPGVVCPKPTGAFYCAVQLPVDDAEKFAVWLLQDFAHEGKTVMFAPMQGFYFTPDLGKNQARLAYVLNTEDLKLALDALEIALKEYPNNTL from the coding sequence ATGACTAAAATATCAAACAGAGCGCATAAAATGCCAGAATCTCCGATTAGAAAACTCATGCCGTATGCCAAAGCTGCTGAAAAAGAGGGCAAAAAAGTCTTTTATCTTAACATTGGACAACCCGATATAGATAGCCCCGCATGCGCCATAGATGCACTAAAAAACTGGCAGAAAAATATTTTGTCATACACCAGCTCAGAGGGCACCCAAGAATATCGCGATGCCCTTAGCCATTACTACAACGAACGAAATATTCCGATCTCGGCAGACGAAATCATCGCTACCAATGGCGGCTCAGAGGCTTTATTCTTTACCTTTAACGCCATTGCCGATGCTGGAGACGAAATCATAGTCCCAGAACCTTTTTATGCAAATTACAACGGATTTGCCAACGAAACCGATGTGAAATTTGTGCCCGTAACTTCCCATATAGAAGACGGATTTGCACTCCCTCCTATTGCTGATTTTGAAAAATTAATCACTCCTAAAACCAAAGCTATTCTCATTTGTAGCCCAGGAAACCCAACGGGCTACATGTACTCGCATGAGGAGCTAGAACAATTAAAGGATTTAGTTTTAAAACATGATTTATTCATCGTAGCTGATGAGGTATATCGTGAATTTTCTTACGAAAAAGAACATTCCTCTATTTTGCACTTTCCAGAATTGGCTCAAAATGCAATTATGATTGATTCTGAATCTAAAAGATTCAGCATGTGCGGAATTAGACTAGGCTCAGTAGCCTCTAAAAATAAAGAATTTATCGCTAATGTTTTGAAATACGGACAAGCGCGATTGAGCCCATGCGTTACTAGTCAAAAATTGGGTGCCGTGGCACTAAACGACGCACACGAATACCTGAAAGAAGCTAATGCTGAATATAAAAAGCGTCGTGATTTTATGGTGGAACGCCTCAATCAAATCCCAGGCGTAGTGTGCCCTAAACCTACGGGAGCTTTTTACTGCGCGGTACAATTGCCCGTAGACGATGCCGAAAAATTTGCAGTGTGGTTGCTTCAAGATTTTGCACACGAAGGCAAAACCGTGATGTTTGCACCTATGCAAGGTTTTTATTTCACGCCCGATTTGGGTAAAAACCAAGCTCGATTGGCGTATGTACTTAATACCGAAGATTTAAAATTGGCTCTCGATGCCTTAGAAATCGCATTGAAAGAATATCCAAATAATACCTTGTAA
- a CDS encoding YtxH domain-containing protein yields the protein MSKAKQTGTILGSLIIGALAGGIAALLLTPHSGEETREKLKKEADRLREELKDYSSDFSDRAKKVKKDLEKKLKKTEAELLDIEEELGV from the coding sequence ATGAGTAAAGCAAAACAAACAGGAACTATTTTAGGAAGTTTAATCATAGGAGCATTAGCAGGAGGAATTGCCGCTTTATTATTGACACCGCATAGTGGAGAAGAAACTAGAGAAAAATTGAAAAAAGAGGCAGATAGACTTCGTGAAGAGTTAAAAGATTATAGTTCAGACTTTAGCGATAGGGCTAAAAAGGTAAAGAAAGATTTAGAAAAAAAGCTTAAGAAAACAGAAGCTGAGCTTTTAGATATCGAAGAAGAGCTAGGAGTTTAA
- a CDS encoding phage holin family protein — protein sequence MFGGVKNYVQDQITLAKLEVVEGAGKAAGSIVAMVFMAIFAVLFIVFLSIAGAYYLSVYFGSYMYGFLAMSGVFLLLMILLVVFKKAIQNLVANIVVAATMGAKKLKK from the coding sequence ATGTTTGGAGGAGTTAAAAATTATGTACAAGATCAGATAACACTTGCCAAGCTAGAAGTGGTGGAAGGAGCAGGAAAAGCAGCTGGCTCTATCGTTGCCATGGTGTTTATGGCAATTTTTGCCGTGCTTTTCATTGTCTTTCTAAGTATCGCTGGGGCATATTATCTTTCTGTGTATTTCGGGTCTTATATGTATGGTTTTTTAGCGATGTCGGGAGTATTTTTATTACTAATGATTCTCTTAGTAGTATTCAAAAAAGCTATACAGAATTTGGTGGCAAATATAGTTGTAGCTGCTACGATGGGAGCTAAAAAATTAAAGAAATAA
- a CDS encoding DUF1573 domain-containing protein, translating into MKKLLFAVSFAFVGLAAANAQEISFEKETIDYGEVAKGSNGERVFTFTNTGDKPLIIRKVQTSCGCTAAEYPKPTDVIAPGQKGQIKVRYNTSITNSFNKSITVLSNAVENGRKILRIKGVVKD; encoded by the coding sequence ATGAAAAAGTTATTATTTGCTGTTTCTTTTGCATTTGTTGGCTTAGCCGCTGCAAACGCTCAAGAAATCTCATTTGAAAAAGAAACGATTGATTATGGCGAAGTGGCTAAGGGCTCAAATGGCGAGCGTGTTTTCACATTCACCAACACTGGCGACAAGCCTTTGATCATTAGAAAAGTGCAAACCTCTTGCGGGTGTACTGCTGCGGAGTATCCAAAACCAACTGATGTGATTGCTCCAGGGCAAAAAGGACAGATCAAAGTTCGCTATAACACAAGCATTACAAATTCATTCAACAAATCGATTACCGTTTTGTCTAACGCTGTAGAGAACGGAAGAAAGATTTTAAGAATTAAAGGTGTGGTAAAAGACTAA
- a CDS encoding valine--tRNA ligase, translating to MEIPSKYNPKHTEERLYNFWQDNGFFHSEPDDRPAYTIVIPPPNVTGVLHMGHMLNNTIQDILIRKARMSGFNACWVPGTDHASIATEAKVVKRLKEQGIEKTDLSRDEFLQHAWDWTHEHGGKILEQLKKLGASCDWERTKFTLDEDLSEAVTKVFVDLYNKGKIYRGYRMVNWDPEAKTNISDEEVIFKEQNGKLYYLKYKIEGSEEFLQVATTRPETIFGDVAICVNPEDERYKHLVGKKVIVPIVNRAIPIIADEYVDIEFGTGALKITPAHDTNDYEIGKKYDLEIIDALDDDGRLNQHGLHYNGKDRFEVRKLIAQELEEKDLLLKAEDYVNKVGTSERTGAVIEPKLSVQWYLKMKELAQKALDAVADSEVKLYPDKFRNTWNHWLENVHDWNISRQLWWGHRIPAYFYGDGMEDYVVAETAEQALALAQEKTNNTDLKLEDLKQDEDALDTWFSSWLWPISVFNGINEPENEEIKYYYPTRDLVTGPDIMFFWVARMVMAGYEYRQEQPFSNVYFTGLVRDKQRRKMSKSLGNSPDPIELMTKYGADGVRVGLMLASSAGNDLLFDEDLCLQGRNFANKIWNAFRLVYHWETAPNEETEVAKNANTWFKAKFNKTLSEMNHNFEQFRISDALMSLYKLIWDDFCSWYLEAIKPDFQQPIAEQTKAQAIAFLEDLIKLLHPFMPFLTEEIWQNIKERKVEEALIVSSYPEAQAFDEKVLGLFENSAEIVSGIRTIRKEKNIPNKEKLNLFTENSDTFLTAVVEKLGNLNPIEFSSEKPNNAQTFRVGVQEFHVPLEGLIDAEAEIEKLEADKKYLEGFLKSVEKKLSNERFVANAPEQVVAMERKKQADATEKIALIEEQLKSLRG from the coding sequence ATGGAAATACCATCTAAATACAACCCGAAACATACCGAAGAGCGTTTATATAACTTTTGGCAAGACAACGGATTTTTTCATTCCGAGCCAGATGACAGACCAGCCTATACCATCGTGATTCCGCCACCCAATGTAACTGGCGTATTGCACATGGGGCATATGTTGAACAACACGATTCAAGATATTTTAATCAGAAAAGCCCGTATGTCTGGCTTTAACGCTTGTTGGGTGCCAGGTACCGATCACGCATCAATTGCTACCGAGGCAAAAGTAGTTAAAAGATTGAAGGAGCAAGGCATAGAGAAAACCGATTTGTCTCGCGACGAATTTTTGCAGCACGCTTGGGACTGGACACACGAGCACGGTGGCAAAATCCTTGAGCAGCTTAAAAAGCTAGGTGCTTCTTGTGATTGGGAGCGTACTAAATTTACTTTAGATGAAGATTTGTCTGAAGCGGTAACCAAAGTTTTTGTGGATTTATACAATAAAGGAAAAATCTACCGCGGATACAGAATGGTAAACTGGGATCCAGAAGCCAAAACCAACATTTCAGACGAGGAGGTGATTTTCAAAGAGCAAAATGGTAAATTATATTATTTAAAGTACAAAATCGAGGGTTCTGAGGAGTTCTTGCAAGTTGCTACCACTAGACCAGAAACCATTTTTGGAGATGTGGCAATTTGCGTGAATCCAGAAGATGAGCGATATAAACATTTAGTTGGTAAAAAAGTAATTGTTCCGATTGTAAATCGTGCAATTCCAATCATAGCCGATGAATATGTAGACATCGAGTTTGGTACAGGTGCGTTGAAAATTACGCCAGCACATGACACCAATGACTACGAAATCGGTAAAAAATATGATTTAGAAATCATAGATGCCTTAGATGACGATGGTCGTTTGAATCAGCATGGATTGCATTACAATGGCAAAGACAGATTTGAAGTAAGAAAACTCATTGCGCAAGAATTAGAAGAAAAAGATTTATTGCTAAAGGCAGAAGACTATGTGAACAAAGTAGGAACTTCTGAGCGTACAGGTGCTGTAATCGAACCAAAACTTTCGGTTCAATGGTATTTGAAAATGAAAGAATTGGCACAAAAAGCACTAGATGCGGTAGCCGATAGCGAAGTTAAATTATATCCCGACAAATTCCGAAATACTTGGAATCACTGGTTAGAGAATGTTCACGATTGGAATATTTCTCGTCAGTTATGGTGGGGACACAGAATTCCTGCCTATTTCTACGGCGACGGCATGGAGGATTATGTAGTGGCAGAAACTGCAGAGCAAGCTTTAGCTTTAGCCCAAGAAAAAACAAATAATACCGATTTAAAACTAGAAGATTTAAAACAAGACGAAGACGCTTTAGACACTTGGTTCTCTTCTTGGTTGTGGCCAATTTCAGTTTTCAATGGAATTAATGAACCAGAAAACGAAGAAATTAAATATTATTACCCAACGCGTGATTTGGTTACAGGACCAGACATCATGTTCTTCTGGGTGGCAAGAATGGTTATGGCAGGGTACGAATACCGCCAAGAGCAGCCATTCTCAAATGTGTATTTCACAGGATTGGTGCGCGATAAGCAAAGAAGAAAAATGTCTAAATCGCTTGGAAACTCACCAGATCCAATTGAATTGATGACTAAATACGGTGCCGATGGTGTGCGTGTAGGATTGATGTTGGCATCTTCTGCAGGGAACGATTTGTTGTTCGACGAGGATTTGTGCTTGCAAGGTAGAAACTTTGCCAATAAAATTTGGAACGCTTTCCGTTTGGTTTATCATTGGGAAACAGCACCAAACGAAGAAACCGAAGTGGCTAAAAATGCAAACACTTGGTTCAAGGCTAAATTCAACAAAACGCTATCCGAAATGAATCACAATTTTGAGCAATTCAGAATTTCAGATGCGTTGATGTCTTTGTATAAATTGATTTGGGATGATTTCTGTTCTTGGTATTTAGAGGCAATTAAGCCAGATTTCCAGCAACCGATTGCGGAGCAAACCAAGGCACAAGCCATTGCATTTTTAGAAGATTTAATTAAACTATTGCACCCATTTATGCCATTCTTAACCGAAGAGATTTGGCAAAACATCAAAGAAAGAAAAGTAGAAGAGGCGTTGATAGTTTCATCGTATCCAGAAGCGCAAGCTTTTGACGAAAAAGTGTTGGGATTGTTTGAAAATAGTGCCGAAATCGTTTCAGGAATCCGCACAATTCGTAAAGAGAAAAACATTCCAAATAAAGAGAAATTAAATCTATTTACTGAAAATTCAGACACTTTCTTAACAGCTGTAGTAGAGAAGCTAGGAAATCTAAATCCAATCGAATTTTCAAGCGAAAAACCGAATAATGCTCAAACTTTCAGAGTAGGTGTGCAAGAGTTTCATGTGCCACTTGAAGGCTTAATTGATGCCGAAGCAGAAATCGAGAAATTAGAAGCAGATAAAAAATACTTGGAAGGTTTCTTGAAATCAGTGGAGAAGAAATTGAGCAACGAGCGATTTGTAGCCAATGCACCTGAGCAAGTGGTAGCCATGGAGCGTAAAAAACAAGCCGATGCTACCGAAAAAATTGCTTTGATTGAGGAGCAATTAAAATCGTTGAGAGGATAA
- a CDS encoding VIT1/CCC1 transporter family protein, producing MAGHQEEIDQYIAKHYINKSNWLRAAVLGANDGILSTSSVAIGVAVASTTSEPVILSTLAAMVAGALSMAAGEYVSVSSQTDIETADIERERKELEEMPELELEMLAKIYEQRGLKKETAKLVAQELTEHNALDAHVRDELGLNEVNKANPLQAALASGASFTAGALLPLLVVLLFPVKGVEYALYGYSILVLMILGAVAAKAGGSNIKKAVFRISFWGTAAMGLTALVEHFFGVNV from the coding sequence ATGGCAGGGCATCAAGAGGAAATAGACCAATATATAGCCAAGCACTACATCAATAAAAGTAATTGGCTGAGAGCTGCGGTATTGGGTGCCAACGATGGGATTTTATCCACATCGAGCGTAGCGATTGGGGTAGCCGTTGCTAGCACGACTAGTGAGCCCGTGATATTGTCTACCTTGGCAGCCATGGTGGCTGGGGCGTTGTCTATGGCAGCGGGAGAATATGTTTCCGTGAGCTCCCAAACCGATATTGAAACCGCAGATATTGAGCGAGAACGAAAAGAGCTGGAGGAAATGCCAGAGCTTGAGCTTGAGATGCTTGCCAAGATTTATGAACAACGCGGACTCAAAAAAGAAACGGCAAAACTGGTAGCTCAAGAGCTTACCGAGCATAATGCATTGGACGCGCATGTGCGAGATGAACTAGGCTTAAACGAGGTAAATAAAGCCAACCCTTTGCAAGCTGCCTTAGCATCGGGGGCATCATTTACGGCAGGAGCACTCTTGCCACTGTTGGTAGTTTTGTTGTTTCCTGTAAAGGGGGTGGAATATGCATTGTATGGTTACTCTATTCTGGTTTTGATGATTTTAGGTGCCGTGGCAGCCAAAGCAGGAGGCTCTAACATTAAGAAAGCAGTTTTCCGAATTAGTTTTTGGGGAACCGCCGCTATGGGGCTCACCGCATTGGTAGAACATTTTTTTGGTGTGAATGTTTAA
- a CDS encoding fibrobacter succinogenes major paralogous domain-containing protein gives MKKQLLFLGMLLSGTGAFAQINTQGNIVPSINGQNPFLDASGYNAVGNSIAKGLYFPSADLTKWEFNVGVVNPSTFSSYFDGMVVYNSGAGKTLGDTSKGGKQVDVTPGFYYFKNPGQSFPVGSVANGQWVRLGAEAVAGNTTLGTLPKYTTTERDKLKGVEEGSLIYNTTTKQVEVYNGTGWDTVSGVATTNPGGGTPVSPGTGVTPPGGGVQPPSAGTDPSTGGGTQSNPGPGVIAGGINGGGSGTATISATQDIYVPSLKISNYQGVIRKITVSIPYTGGRGTYDVVDLVASNVRGEGGDVNDIRLKIIGGTFSSSGTVTGEIEVRGADNAFNVTKLDPNVFKTIASFTFKLGTQTQKLNVIATGGVTDKMYNVKTHNKLEHQFVYVPIISPKTGRIWLNNNLGAEYAKVGSKVFAPEKHMAGRTDKNAAGSLFQWQREPDGAELVDWSGSSPRMVYSGGPWRTDTHSYSALNLWQKQTANNPCPAGYHVPTISEWVAEGPLEYRNAPLYPLAYGHVVLSGFSETFSLNSGSDDEFWTSTSSNATTAKVVDTDGWSPDTSFNKSWGLPVRCIKD, from the coding sequence ATGAAAAAACAATTATTATTTTTAGGTATGCTCCTATCGGGTACAGGAGCCTTTGCCCAAATCAATACACAGGGGAATATAGTCCCATCAATAAATGGTCAAAATCCTTTTTTAGATGCTTCGGGCTACAATGCTGTGGGAAATAGCATAGCAAAAGGTTTATATTTTCCTAGTGCGGATTTGACTAAATGGGAGTTTAATGTGGGGGTAGTAAATCCATCCACTTTCTCTAGCTATTTTGATGGAATGGTAGTGTATAACTCAGGTGCAGGTAAAACCTTGGGAGATACTAGCAAAGGAGGAAAACAAGTAGATGTAACGCCTGGTTTCTACTATTTTAAAAATCCAGGACAGAGTTTCCCCGTAGGTAGTGTGGCTAATGGGCAGTGGGTGCGTTTAGGGGCTGAAGCTGTGGCAGGTAATACTACTTTAGGCACTTTGCCAAAATACACCACAACAGAAAGAGACAAGCTAAAAGGAGTAGAAGAAGGAAGCCTTATTTATAACACGACTACTAAACAAGTAGAGGTGTATAATGGTACAGGTTGGGATACCGTATCTGGAGTAGCTACCACCAACCCAGGCGGAGGTACCCCAGTATCTCCAGGCACAGGTGTAACGCCTCCAGGTGGAGGGGTACAGCCGCCAAGTGCTGGCACAGATCCTAGTACAGGCGGAGGAACCCAATCAAATCCTGGTCCTGGAGTTATAGCAGGAGGCATTAATGGAGGAGGCTCTGGTACAGCTACTATTAGTGCGACACAAGATATCTATGTGCCATCTTTGAAGATAAGCAATTATCAGGGGGTTATAAGAAAAATAACCGTTAGTATACCTTATACAGGAGGTAGAGGTACTTATGATGTGGTAGATCTCGTGGCGAGCAATGTAAGAGGTGAAGGTGGAGATGTAAATGATATTAGATTAAAGATCATAGGAGGAACATTTTCTTCTTCAGGAACAGTTACGGGTGAAATAGAGGTAAGAGGAGCAGATAATGCATTTAATGTAACAAAACTCGACCCTAATGTCTTTAAAACGATAGCGAGCTTTACTTTTAAGCTAGGAACTCAGACTCAGAAATTAAATGTAATTGCCACTGGAGGAGTTACAGATAAAATGTATAATGTTAAAACACATAATAAATTAGAGCACCAATTTGTATATGTTCCAATTATTTCTCCGAAGACAGGTAGAATATGGCTGAATAATAATTTAGGAGCAGAATATGCGAAGGTAGGATCCAAAGTATTTGCTCCAGAAAAGCATATGGCTGGAAGGACTGATAAAAATGCTGCAGGATCGCTGTTCCAGTGGCAAAGAGAGCCTGATGGAGCAGAGTTGGTAGACTGGTCTGGTTCTTCTCCAAGAATGGTTTATAGTGGAGGTCCTTGGAGAACGGATACGCATAGTTATAGTGCATTGAATTTATGGCAAAAACAAACAGCAAACAATCCGTGTCCTGCAGGATATCATGTGCCAACTATAAGTGAGTGGGTTGCGGAAGGTCCTTTAGAATATAGAAATGCGCCTCTTTATCCATTAGCATATGGTCATGTTGTTTTGTCTGGTTTTTCTGAAACATTTTCGCTTAACTCGGGTTCTGATGATGAATTTTGGACATCTACTTCTAGTAATGCAACCACAGCTAAAGTTGTGGATACGGATGGCTGGAGTCCTGATACATCTTTTAATAAGAGTTGGGGGTTACCTGTACGCTGTATAAAAGACTAG
- a CDS encoding DNA-binding domain-containing protein — translation MNNLKAWLRPNLLTKDDKADFIAVPLMNGSLGLKEVIEALQKEGMEIQTETAVDIITRFNRKASELVLNGYSVNTGLVYMRPAIKGVFYDKTFDKEKHSVYVNVNQGLELRKASEDTKVEILGEQASPMSLFSITDKVTGKTDGTLTKGKNAEIKGTYLKIAGEDPKNGVTFKNLDNQKETKLPAENVVLNEPSRLLILVPADLANGNYELRVTTQFSKGNTMLKEPRTEALNIPIVIA, via the coding sequence ATGAATAACTTAAAAGCATGGCTTCGTCCTAATCTTTTAACCAAAGACGATAAAGCAGATTTTATTGCGGTGCCACTGATGAACGGGAGCCTTGGGCTCAAAGAAGTGATAGAAGCCCTACAAAAAGAGGGTATGGAAATCCAAACCGAGACCGCTGTAGACATCATTACACGCTTTAACCGCAAAGCCTCGGAATTGGTGCTGAATGGCTATAGCGTAAACACAGGCTTGGTGTATATGCGCCCTGCCATCAAAGGGGTGTTCTATGACAAGACTTTTGACAAAGAAAAGCACTCGGTGTATGTGAATGTAAACCAAGGCTTAGAGCTTAGAAAAGCCAGCGAAGATACCAAGGTAGAAATCTTGGGCGAGCAAGCCAGCCCGATGAGCTTATTCAGCATTACCGACAAGGTAACTGGCAAAACCGACGGGACACTCACCAAAGGGAAAAACGCCGAAATCAAAGGCACATACCTCAAGATTGCAGGCGAAGACCCTAAGAATGGAGTAACCTTTAAAAACCTAGACAATCAAAAAGAGACCAAGCTCCCTGCCGAGAATGTGGTGCTTAATGAGCCATCAAGGTTATTGATATTAGTCCCAGCAGATTTAGCCAATGGCAATTATGAGTTGCGCGTAACCACACAGTTTAGCAAAGGAAATACCATGCTCAAAGAGCCACGTACAGAGGCTTTGAACATACCTATTGTTATTGCCTAA